GCTTCACCTTGGAGATATTGTTGGCCAGGACTTCCTTGGTGAGCAACTGCCTCTCCTGGGTCTTGCCGCTGGGGTCGCCGATGGACCCGGTGGCCCCCCCGGCGAGAGGGAGGGGATGGTGCCCGAACAGCTGAAACCGGCGCAAGGCCAGCAGCGGCACGAGGTGTCCCACGTGCAAGCTGTCGGCAGTGGGATCGAACCCGCAATACACCGTGATCGGGCCGGGGCTGACGCGTTTGGTCAGCTCCGGCGCATCGGTGCAGTCGGTCAACAAGCCGCGCCATTGGAGTTCATCCAAAATGTTCATTGTGGGGAACATAGAGGGTCGGGGAGCGATTTCCAATTGCCAATTGCCAATAGCCGATCGCAACGAATCGTAAGCGGGTCAGGCTTGCAATGGGGGGAGGCTCATCGCAGGCTGGAATGAATGAAGACGCACGCAATTTGGGCAGCAGCATTAAATGGTGTAGCGGCTTGGATGGTGGCGATGGGGACGAATGCCGGGGAGCCGGCACCCGGGAAAGCGTCAGCGCAGACGTATCAGGTGCGGTGGCTGCCGAGGGCGAAGATAGTGCTGGACGGGCAAGCGGATGAGCCGGCGTGGAACAAGGCTGCAGTGGAAAAGCGATTTGTCTTTCCCTGGAAACAGGCGCCGGCGCCGCCGACGCAGTTTCGCGCGTTGTGCGATGGGGCGAACCTCTATTTCACCTTCCGCGTGCAGGATGCGGACATTGTGGCGCTGGACCGGCTGCGGGATGAAGCGGACGAGGTGTTTGAGGACCGCGTGGAAGTGTACTTGAGCCGGGATGACCAGCTGAAAGACTACTACTGTTTCGAGGTGGACTCGCGGGGGCGGATGTTTGACTACCGCGGATCATATTACCGGAAGTTGGATGCAAAGTGGAAGTTCAAGGGGCTGGAGACGAGAGGCGCGCCGTCGGCCAATGGGTACGAGATCGAGGGGCGCATTCCATTGCGGAGTCTGGCAAGACTGGGCTTCCCCCCCATCAAACCGGGAGTGAAGGTCCGGTGCGGATTGTACCGGGCAGAGTTCAGCCATGACCGGAGCGGGCGCGCGGTGGAACAAAAGGAAAGCCTGCATAACCTGGGCCGGAAGGTGGACGGGCCACCACCGATTGAAGAGTGGATAAGTTGGGTGGATCCAAAGACTGAGGAGCCGGACTTCCACGTTCCGGCATCGTTCGGGTGGCTGGAGTTTGCCGAGTAAAGTCTATCAGTCAGCAGCTTCACCTGCCCATGGCAGAGGACAGGTGGCCGAGGAAATAACGGGAAGATGCCGCGACGCCGCGGAAGTGTGGATTTTACCGGTGCAAATTTCTGGCCAGCTGCTAGATTGTCCAAACCATGCTTCTGACCCAGGCAGAGCTCCAGAGTTTAATCGAAGTCAAACAACGCACTCCTCATGCGTTGCTTGGGATGCACCCGTTGGGCGATGGCAGCGGTGTGGTAGCGCGGGCGTTGCTGCCTGAAGCCGCAAAGGTCGAAGTCCAACCGGTGCGCGAGAAAGATAAGCCGACGATCAAACTGACGCGCCTGCATCGGGCCGGCCTGTTCGAGGGGGTCACAACCGAGGCGAAGCACGTCTATAGCTATGAACTGGTGATTACAGACCAGGAAGGCCGGGTGCGACGCACCCGCGACCCGTACTCCTTTCTGCCGACGCTGGGAGACGCGGATTTATACCTTTTCGGCAAAGGGGACGATCGGCGGGCTTACGAGAAGCTCGGGGCGCAGTTGCGCTCGATTGACGGTGTGACGGGTGCCAGCTTCGCGGTTTGGGCGCCCAAGGCCCAGCGCGTGAGCGTGGTGGGCGATTTCAACCACTGGGATGGGCGCCGTCATCAGATGCGTCCCCTGGGGGGGGCGGGGGTGTGGGAGATCTTTGTTCCGGGGGTGGGTGAGGGGATGAACTACAAATACGAGGTGCGTCAGGCGAATGGTCGAGTCGTGCTGAAGACTGATCCCTATGGATTCTACTTCGAGACGGGACCTAAGACTGCGGCGCGGGTGTGGAACAACCGCAAGTTTGGGTGGACGGATGCCGCATGGTTGAAGCAGCGACGCCAGCGTGATCCTCTGCGCGCCCCGTTGAACATCTACGAGGTCCACCTGGGATCCTGGCGGAAGAAGACTGCCACGGAATCACTGGGCTACCGGGCGCTGGCCAATCCGCTCATCCGGTACGTGAAGCAGATGGGTTACACGCACGTGGAATTCATGCCGGTTGCGGAGCACGCCTATTACCCGTCATGGGGCTACCAGGTGACGGGCTTCTACGCGCCCACCAGCCGCTATGGCACGCCCGAGGACCTCCAGTTTCTGATCAATGAGCTGCACCAGGCCGGCGTGGGCGTGATCATTGACTGGGTGCCAGCCCACTTCCCGCGCGATGACTGGGCGCTGGCGCGGTTTGACGGGACCGCCCTCTACGAACATGAAGATCCGC
The nucleotide sequence above comes from Candidatus Paceibacterota bacterium. Encoded proteins:
- a CDS encoding carbohydrate-binding family 9-like protein, with the translated sequence MKTHAIWAAALNGVAAWMVAMGTNAGEPAPGKASAQTYQVRWLPRAKIVLDGQADEPAWNKAAVEKRFVFPWKQAPAPPTQFRALCDGANLYFTFRVQDADIVALDRLRDEADEVFEDRVEVYLSRDDQLKDYYCFEVDSRGRMFDYRGSYYRKLDAKWKFKGLETRGAPSANGYEIEGRIPLRSLARLGFPPIKPGVKVRCGLYRAEFSHDRSGRAVEQKESLHNLGRKVDGPPPIEEWISWVDPKTEEPDFHVPASFGWLEFAE